DNA from Arthrobacter sp. PvP023:
ACTGTTCGTGCTGCGGGTAGAGCGGGAAGTCGGCGGCGAGCTTGTCCACGCGGGCCTGCAGGGCCTCGATGTCGGTGGCGGAGCCGGCCTTCAGGGCGGTGGCGATGATCTCGGCCACCTCGGTGAATTCCTCGGCGCCGAAGCCGCGGGTGGCCAGTGCCGGGGTACCGATGCGCAGGCCGGAGGTGACCATCGGCGGGCGGGGGTCGAACGGAACAGCGTTGCGGTTCACGGTGATTCCCACGGAGTGCAGGAGGTCTTCGGCCTGCTGGCCGTCCAGCTGCGAGTTGCGCAGGTCCACCAGGACCAGGTGCACATCGGTGCCGCCGGTGAGCACGGAGACGCCTGCTTCTGCGACGTCAGCCTGGTTCAGGCGGTCGGCGATGATCTTGGCGCCCTCGAGGACGCGCTCCTGGCGCTCCTTGAACTCAGCGGTGCCGGCGATCTTGAAGGCAACGGCCTTTGCGGCGATGACGTGCATGAGCGGTCCGCCCTGCTGGCCGGGGAAGACGTTGGAGTTGAGCTTCTTGGCCCATTCCTGCTTGGCCAGGATCACACCGGAGCGGGGGCCTGCGAGGGTCTTGTGCACAGTGGAGGTGACGACGTCGGAGTGCGGCACCGGGCTCGGGTGCAGGCCCGCGGCCACCAGGCCGGCGAAGTGGGCCATGTCGGTCCAGAGCAGCGCGCCGACTTCATCGGCGATGGAGCGGAAGGCTGCGAAGTCCAGGTGGCGCGGGTAGGCGGACCAGCCGGCGATGATCACCTGGGGCTTCTCGACGATTGCCTGTTCACGGAGTTTATCCATGTCGACGCGGAAGTTGTCCTGCTCCACCTGGTACGCGGCTACCTGGTACAGCTTGCCGGAGAAGTTGAGCTTCATGCCGTGCGTCAGGTGGCCGCCGTGGGCCAGGGAGAGGCCCAGGATCTTGTCGCCGGGAGTGATCATGGCGGAGAGCGCTGCTGCATTGGCCTGTGCACCGGAGTGCGGCTGGACGTTGGCGTACTCGGCGCCAAACAGGTCCTTAACGCGGTCGATCGCCAGCTGCTCGGCGATGTCCACGTATTCGCAGCCACCGTAGTAGCGGCGGCCCGGGTAGCCCTCGGCGTACTTGTTGGTCAGGACGGAGCCCTGGGCTTCCATGACAGCGCGCGGGGCGAAGTTTTCGGAGGCGATCATTTCCAGGGTGCCGCGCTGGCGGCCAAGCTCCTGGT
Protein-coding regions in this window:
- the glyA gene encoding serine hydroxymethyltransferase gives rise to the protein MTTSPTSVSTSSTVSNLPLAELDPEIAAVLDQELGRQRGTLEMIASENFAPRAVMEAQGSVLTNKYAEGYPGRRYYGGCEYVDIAEQLAIDRVKDLFGAEYANVQPHSGAQANAAALSAMITPGDKILGLSLAHGGHLTHGMKLNFSGKLYQVAAYQVEQDNFRVDMDKLREQAIVEKPQVIIAGWSAYPRHLDFAAFRSIADEVGALLWTDMAHFAGLVAAGLHPSPVPHSDVVTSTVHKTLAGPRSGVILAKQEWAKKLNSNVFPGQQGGPLMHVIAAKAVAFKIAGTAEFKERQERVLEGAKIIADRLNQADVAEAGVSVLTGGTDVHLVLVDLRNSQLDGQQAEDLLHSVGITVNRNAVPFDPRPPMVTSGLRIGTPALATRGFGAEEFTEVAEIIATALKAGSATDIEALQARVDKLAADFPLYPQHEQW